DNA from Prunus persica cultivar Lovell chromosome G6, Prunus_persica_NCBIv2, whole genome shotgun sequence:
ACCAGtcatgaggagagagaaagaggttgCAACTTTAATGGCTAAGGTTGAAGAGGTTGTTTAAAAGAGTTTTTCTAATGTAGCTCATctattttaaaattccaaagcTATTGAAGAGGctgttggagatgctcttacgTACTTAGTTGTCAAAGTAATATTTGCCAGATCCCATAAAAGTCAATGCCAAGTATGCTTATAGAAATCAAGACTTCGACAGATaaatcttcatttttttcaaaaaaaaaattttgtggTCGAGTTTGGGGTGAATGGGCTACTGTAATTTGCTTTTCTTCAAGCTGAAGCATTCATGACATGATCATTCTTATTCtgaaataaattcaaaatggtACTTCAAAAGTGCAAAAGGAATGATCAAGACACACATGCACTTTCCTATAGGAATTTATACAGATTTCTCAAAATACACAGAATCACAAAAGGAATGTAATACAAATACAGATTacaatgaacaaacaaattaagaaCCCCATGAAATTCATTAGTTACACAGTATTTGGTATCTTGTATATATGATCACAAACTGGCATATATAATTCCACCGTGTGCGTAAACTTTAATCCAACTCCAGCATAATATCCATTGGCACAAAGTAATCAACAATTCTGTCACAAAAAGCTTAGAGCTGCAGCAGCAACCACAGCAACTCCAATGGAGACAATGGCATTAATCTTGGGGATCAGACAAGGAACAGCACCAGACTTCACTTCAGCAACATCAGGAGTAGTGTCATCAGAATCCGATGATGAAGACTCCTTCTTAGGCTTCTCTTGTGCAGGTGCCGGAGCGGGTGACGGTTGGTGATGCTTGGGAGCAAAAACACCATAAGGCTGGAGCACACTGTTAACTTTGTAAATAGCAATTTGATTATCAGAGTAGACAGTGCCTGAAATGGAGGTGTTCACAAGGCCAGTGGAAATGTTGACTGAACTGCCTGTTGTGGTAATGTTTAGTGGATACTCAAATCCAGTTCCAGCTTGGGTTCTCACTGGATTGCTGAGAGTTTGAAAGTTTTGGATTGTGAGAAAATCTGGGATCAGATGGAATTGTAAGAGCTGCACTTTTTGCTCATCGCCCAAAGAGTTGAGTGAGCCTGTGCTGAGCCTTGAGAAGGCACTGTCAGTTGGGGCTAAAACGGTGAGTTGGCTATTTGAGTTGTTGAGTTGACTGTAGAGCTGTCTATCAATTTGGGTGCTTTTTAAAAGGCGGATGAAGACATTGAAGCCACCTGCtttttcaaggattttggtGATGTTGGTTGGGCCTGGAGGTGCAGGGGCATCAGCTGGTGGTGCTGGAACTGCTGGCCCTGTAATTGATGGGGCAGCTGGGGCAATTGGGGCAGCTGGGGCAATTGGAGCAGCTGGGGCAACTGGGGCTGCAGGAGCAGCAGGAGCAGCAGCAGGGGCTGCGGCAGGAGCTTGGGCTAAGGTTTTGGTGCAATGGAAGAGCAAGATAAGTAGAAGTGTGAGTGAGAAAAGAGGCTGATGCTGAAGCTTTACCATCTTGTTTTTTGAGTGTGGTGGGGTTTTGGCTGCTTAATTTGCTTGAAAACAAATAATGCCAAAGCAAGAGTGGTGCTTGCATGCACAAGgtgtttgatattttgtgCAAGTGTTTGATATGAGTTTTGGGGGGAGTGGAGAGAGTTTTTATAAGTGGTGGGAGATGAGGGATTTAGGTGAGGAGGGTGATAATTATTTGATCAGTTATACAACCTTCGCAGTTAGCATGTCTGTCTTTGTTGGGAaggtgagagagaggaaatgTAGAGTGAGATTGTGGTGTTAGAGCTACTAGTTTGCTTTCATCTAATCATTTGCCAAGAGAGAGGGAATGAATGTAGTGAGATTGTAGTGTCAGAGCTACTAGCTAGCTTGCTTTATGTCATCATTTGGGGTTAAGATTTACTTCCAAATTGGTGGCGGTTAAGCTCTAAAATACAGGGGTGCGCATAAATATtggagaaaataattaatgatTAAATCGAACTCATTGAGTCGGTTTAGTTcgatttttaattaaaaacatttattttgaatCAAATTGTCTAAACCCATCAGCTCCAATTGTAATATTTTAGGTTCGATTTCTCTTCCTCCATACTCTTCCTTATTTCATATCTTCCTAATTTCCTTATCTATCTTCAAGCATCGTCGCTTTTCTCAAGTCGACTAAGCACTAATGCATCATCGATGGCCGTCACCTCTGCTCTACTTGATTCAAACAACTCACTGCCTCATCTTCTATGTCGTCGCACCAAACCGAGTCTATCAAATTCGGCCAAATTTGGTACAATTACACCAACTTTTTACTACAACACCTATTTGGTCTAAATTGACGGGTGGGCGACAATTCGACTGACGGTTAAAGATGTGGCACACGAACCAAACTAGCTCGTGCCCACTCTACTAAAACGACATTTATACTAGATCCCAAGACCCCTTATAGGCCtataacaattttaaaaatgcttAAGTAACAATTTATTTAGaaataagaatgaaaaaaagGCTTAACTTACCTCTAAACTTAAGGACAAAAATTCATAAGTGACACTCTTTCATTGTCTAAGGGTggaaaggagagaaaaaaaaacctaggggaaagccagagagagagagagagagcaaatgaAGAATTGAActtgcactttttttttttttgggtcaagttCAAACTTTGatagaaaacccaaaaagggAAGGGAAACAAACCAGTAGCAATAACAAACGTGGCTAACAGACAGCCCAGAAACTACAAACCGttacacaaaacaaaagcaaatagctttcacatatttaaaaaaaaagtacttcTCCTTATTTCCCAATCTCTCAGTATCTCGCTGTCCCTCATACGAATATGAGATGTTACGATGGAGATGTAACTAGTTCTCATAAGGCACACGAGATTACATTTGGATCagataaaagaacaaatttttctggatggttttctttgttttaggtAATTTGACATGGGGCTTTAATGCAATGCATTCATGATTGTGTTCATATGCTAACGCATTCGTGATGATGACTCGTATTCTCAAGTTTCTCAGGAGACGCCATGTACTGATTTTGTGGAGGGAATTACACAAGTTTAAAATACACAGAAGCCCAAGATGAAATGCGCAAATGAAAATATTGCATTATAGTATAATGAGtatacaaagaaacaaaacaaatcaagaACCCAATGAAATTCAACAAAACATTATTGGTCTCACATACAGATCACATTTCTGACATGCATAACAACAATTATTACGTAcccttcaaattcaaaccaacTCCAATTGGAACAAACAATTTTGTCAAGAAAAGCTTAATGCTGCTGCAGCAACCACAGCAACTGCAATGGAGACAATGCCATTAAATTTGGGGAGCACGGTAGGCACAGCTCCAGATTTCACTTCAGCAACAGGAGGAGTAGTACTAGTGTCACTGTCATCAGAATCAGATGACGAAGAATTCAACTTAGGCTTCCCTAGTACAGGTGCTGGAGCTGGAGCTGGTGACGGTGGTTGACGCTTGGGAGAAAAAACACCATAAGGCTGGAGCACACTGTCAACTTGGTAAATAGCAATTTGATTATCAGAGTAGACAGTGCCTGAAATGGAGGTGTTCACAAGGCCAGAGGAAATGTTGACTGAATTGCCTGATGTGGTAATGTTTAGCGGATAGTCCAATCCAGATCCAGCTTGGGTTCTCACTGGATTGCTGATAGTTTGGAAGTTTTGGATTGTGAGAAAATCTGGGATCAGATGGAATTGTACGAGCTGCCCTTTTTGCTCATCACTCAAAGAGTTGAGTGTGCCTGTGCCGAGATTTGAGAAGGCATCATCAGTTGGGGCGAAAACGGTGAGTTGGCTATTTGAGTTGTTGAGTTGGCGGTAGAGCTGGTTGTCAACTTGGGTGCTCTTTAAGAGGCGGATAAAGACTTTGTAGCCACCTGCTTTCTCAAGGATTTTGGTGATATTAGTTGGGCCAGAAGGTGCAGGGGCATCAGCTGGTGGTGCTTGCACCACTGGCCCTGTAATTGTTGGGGCACCTGGGGTAGCTGAGGCAGCTGGGGCAGCAGCAGGGGAAGCAGAAGGAGCTTGGGATAAGATTTTGGTGCAATGGGAGAAGAAGATCAGTAACAGTGTGAGTGAGAAAAGAGGCTGATTCTGCTGCTTCATCATCCTGTTTTTGAGTGCGGTGGGATGCGGATTCTTAATTTGCTTGgaaacaattaaaaacaacaagGCGTTTGATATTTGGAGAAGATGTTCGATATGAGTTTGGGGGGAAATGGAGAGGGTTTTTATAAGTGGTGGGAAAGGAGATGTAAGGTGTGGTGGGTGATAATTAATTGATGCAACCTTCGCAGTTAGCATGTCTGTCTTTGTTGGGAAGGTGAGGAGGGAATCAATATAGTGAGATTGTGGTGTTAGAGTTACTAGTTTGCTTTCATCTAATCATTTGGTGTTTATCATATGCCAAGAGAGAGGGAATGGATATAGAGTGGGTGTGGGATTGTGGTGTCAGAGCTACTGGTTTGCTTTCATGTAATCATTTGGGGTTTAAGATTTACGTGGGGTTAAGCTTTAAAACACAAGTGTGCACATAAATACAGGAGAAAAGATTGATTAAATCGAACCAATCAGGTCAG
Protein-coding regions in this window:
- the LOC18774264 gene encoding fasciclin-like arabinogalactan protein 12; this encodes MVKLQHQPLFSLTLLLILLFHCTKTLAQAPAAAPAAAPAAPAAPVAPAAPIAPAAPIAPAAPSITGPAVPAPPADAPAPPGPTNITKILEKAGGFNVFIRLLKSTQIDRQLYSQLNNSNSQLTVLAPTDSAFSRLSTGSLNSLGDEQKVQLLQFHLIPDFLTIQNFQTLSNPVRTQAGTGFEYPLNITTTGSSVNISTGLVNTSISGTVYSDNQIAIYKVNSVLQPYGVFAPKHHQPSPAPAPAQEKPKKESSSSDSDDTTPDVAEVKSGAVPCLIPKINAIVSIGVAVVAAAALSFL
- the LOC18773582 gene encoding fasciclin-like arabinogalactan protein 12, giving the protein MLTAKVASINYHPPHLTSPFPPLIKTLSISPQTHIEHLLQISNALLFLIVSKQIKNPHPTALKNRMMKQQNQPLFSLTLLLIFFSHCTKILSQAPSASPAAAPAASATPGAPTITGPVVQAPPADAPAPSGPTNITKILEKAGGYKVFIRLLKSTQVDNQLYRQLNNSNSQLTVFAPTDDAFSNLGTGTLNSLSDEQKGQLVQFHLIPDFLTIQNFQTISNPVRTQAGSGLDYPLNITTSGNSVNISSGLVNTSISGTVYSDNQIAIYQVDSVLQPYGVFSPKRQPPSPAPAPAPVLGKPKLNSSSSDSDDSDTSTTPPVAEVKSGAVPTVLPKFNGIVSIAVAVVAAAALSFS